In Ignisphaera sp., one DNA window encodes the following:
- a CDS encoding rubredoxin, with the protein MPFWKCQVCNFIFEGPQPPDKCPKCGAPKEQFKQLSENEAELVVRSRRSNYLHMKAITLLRELLSVAEEIIQDNLDPPCVKIANEEKEFALTTIQKIMAELETHMKKGKWG; encoded by the coding sequence ATGCCGTTTTGGAAATGTCAGGTATGTAATTTCATATTTGAAGGACCTCAACCACCAGATAAATGTCCAAAGTGTGGAGCTCCTAAAGAACAGTTTAAACAGCTGAGTGAAAATGAGGCTGAACTAGTTGTCAGATCTAGAAGATCTAATTACTTACACATGAAGGCTATTACACTATTGAGAGAGCTTCTATCAGTAGCTGAAGAGATTATTCAAGATAATCTAGATCCACCATGTGTTAAGATAGCTAATGAAGAGAAAGAATTTGCACTAACAACTATCCAGAAGATTATGGCTGAACTCGAGACCCATATGAAGAAAGGTAAATGGGGATAG
- a CDS encoding metal-dependent hydrolase codes for MADVLTHYVASFLLLRRIFNLKTSLLIALVALLPDIDIVFRIHRWFTHSIVVLGIAVSCLTLLLVLSKRYRKYILHLGAAALVYLLHIAIDLFTAPTSVLWPLVSESYHLKILVQGSIARDEAIAIYTITKISISPSDFVPRDRVEGPLATDLGIILALATLTLELSDFMAKVIKNRSRGFKYSKISDSNNTNNSNREKVLQIYQDQRT; via the coding sequence ATGGCTGACGTTTTGACACATTATGTTGCGAGTTTTCTGCTTCTTAGAAGAATATTCAATCTAAAGACTTCTCTGTTGATAGCTTTAGTAGCTTTGTTACCAGATATAGATATTGTTTTCAGGATCCATAGATGGTTTACACATAGTATTGTAGTGCTTGGTATAGCGGTATCTTGTTTAACTCTTTTGCTTGTCTTGTCTAAGAGATACCGTAAGTACATTCTGCACCTAGGTGCTGCTGCACTAGTTTATTTACTACACATAGCTATAGATTTGTTTACAGCTCCCACATCAGTTCTATGGCCTTTGGTTTCTGAATCCTATCATCTAAAGATATTGGTACAAGGTTCTATAGCTAGAGATGAAGCTATTGCTATCTACACAATAACAAAGATAAGCATATCGCCATCCGATTTCGTGCCTAGAGACAGAGTTGAAGGTCCTCTAGCAACAGATCTAGGCATAATCCTAGCTCTAGCTACACTAACTCTAGAGCTATCAGATTTTATGGCTAAGGTGATTAAAAATAGATCTAGAGGATTCAAATATAGCAAAATCTCTGATTCAAATAATACAAACAACTCAAATCGTGAGAAGGTACTCCAGATATATCAAGATCAACGAACATAG
- a CDS encoding TatD family hydrolase — MGKLVFADGHMHSNPVKGLGIAGIGRKFLDNGGWFIVLVSLPPHHLDLENSFDGYVKSFDVFISECRKARELKLKTVCLLGIHPAAIEDEVSRDPKRSVKVLDKAIMVVNYIAKLVKEGLVNGFGEIGRPHYRAIPEAFIVNNMVTRYTFELARDLDAIVHLHLEQGGELTALDIENLVKSIGIDRAKIVLHHLDVATAKASQKRDLVFTVPGKYPVLREVFTSIKPFYMVESDFIDDPKRPGVSSYPWDIVENQKKLLTEGVIDEEYLYKLNIDTVVKIYRVEPP, encoded by the coding sequence GTGGGTAAACTGGTTTTCGCTGATGGTCATATGCATAGCAATCCTGTTAAAGGTTTAGGTATAGCTGGTATTGGTAGAAAGTTTTTAGATAACGGTGGCTGGTTTATTGTATTGGTGTCTCTACCGCCTCATCATCTTGATCTCGAAAACAGTTTCGATGGATATGTAAAGTCTTTTGATGTTTTTATTAGTGAATGTAGGAAAGCTAGAGAACTTAAGTTGAAGACCGTATGTTTATTGGGTATACATCCAGCAGCAATAGAGGATGAAGTATCTAGAGATCCTAAACGTAGTGTTAAGGTTCTAGACAAGGCGATAATGGTTGTGAACTATATTGCTAAACTTGTGAAAGAGGGTTTGGTGAATGGTTTTGGTGAAATAGGTAGACCTCACTATAGAGCTATACCAGAGGCGTTTATTGTAAACAATATGGTTACTAGATATACATTTGAATTAGCTAGAGATCTAGATGCTATTGTTCATCTACATCTTGAACAAGGTGGAGAATTGACAGCTCTAGATATAGAGAATCTTGTGAAAAGCATTGGAATAGATAGAGCCAAGATTGTTCTTCACCATCTAGATGTAGCAACAGCAAAAGCTTCACAAAAAAGAGATCTCGTTTTTACTGTACCAGGCAAATACCCTGTACTTAGAGAAGTTTTTACTTCAATAAAACCCTTCTATATGGTTGAAAGTGATTTCATAGACGATCCCAAGAGGCCAGGAGTATCGTCATATCCATGGGATATTGTAGAGAACCAGAAGAAGCTATTAACTGAAGGTGTGATTGATGAAGAGTACCTCTATAAATTGAATATAGATACTGTTGTAAAAATCTATAGAGTTGAACCACCCTAG
- a CDS encoding ABC transporter substrate-binding protein, translated as MRIVSLSPAVSETLSILGLEDNIVGITPWCRMYLEDKNKPIVGTYLDVDIELLKKINPDIVFLQSHVHDEIFHKLRNRNINAHLLPLPTNLLDIISNVEFIASLTNRYWEGKELADKLVEMVMSIRKRSIDERPRVYVEFLWPDKTFTTSGCLTYIDDGVRVAGGINIFFNKVAKFFHPRDEEIVSLDPQIVLVNIEPEFMDMNLDKYISIRKPLKNTSAFKTSSIFLVIESLDHNLAHPGPSFIINTIPKILQIISFYRSSIDI; from the coding sequence ATGAGGATAGTAAGTCTTTCACCAGCGGTATCTGAAACACTTTCAATTCTTGGGCTAGAGGATAATATCGTGGGTATCACGCCTTGGTGTAGAATGTATCTCGAAGACAAGAACAAGCCTATCGTAGGAACATATCTTGATGTAGATATAGAGTTGCTTAAGAAGATTAATCCCGATATAGTGTTCCTTCAATCACATGTACATGATGAGATATTCCATAAGCTGAGAAACAGAAACATCAATGCACATCTACTACCTCTACCAACAAATCTCTTAGACATTATCTCTAATGTAGAGTTTATTGCGAGTCTAACCAATAGGTATTGGGAAGGAAAAGAACTTGCAGATAAACTAGTAGAGATGGTAATGAGTATCAGGAAAAGGAGTATTGACGAGAGACCTAGAGTGTATGTAGAGTTCCTATGGCCAGATAAAACTTTTACTACATCTGGATGTCTTACATATATTGATGATGGTGTAAGAGTTGCTGGAGGTATTAATATATTCTTTAACAAGGTAGCCAAATTCTTTCATCCAAGAGATGAAGAAATTGTTTCTCTAGATCCACAAATAGTTCTAGTAAATATAGAGCCTGAATTCATGGATATGAACCTTGATAAGTATATAAGTATTAGAAAACCTTTAAAAAATACTTCAGCATTTAAAACAAGCAGTATATTTCTCGTTATCGAATCTCTAGATCATAATCTTGCTCATCCAGGTCCCTCATTTATAATCAATACTATTCCAAAGATATTACAAATAATATCATTCTATAGATCTAGTATAGATATATAG
- a CDS encoding class II aldolase/adducin family protein: MEYDEVRYTLARQICEALKFMYLKGLITPLTGNISVRIEDTILTTPSSFVPRVRLKYELNPEDLVEVDLFGNIVRGGRPTTEIMMHLEIYRSCEKCGAIVHIHGVYAPLLTSKDRDRLFLDTEIKHILKPKICFVDEYVPRSEELAKAVTDSVKNGCEIIYLQGHGVVTVSENLGIALELAELAEVIAARTIVKRLLDIAR, translated from the coding sequence ATGGAGTATGATGAAGTGAGATATACTTTAGCTAGACAGATTTGTGAAGCACTAAAGTTTATGTATCTAAAGGGTTTGATAACACCATTGACAGGCAACATTAGTGTAAGAATTGAGGACACTATACTTACAACTCCTTCGTCTTTTGTTCCAAGGGTTAGGTTAAAGTATGAGTTGAATCCTGAAGACCTGGTTGAAGTAGATTTGTTTGGAAATATAGTTAGAGGAGGTAGACCTACAACAGAGATAATGATGCATTTAGAGATATATAGATCTTGTGAAAAGTGTGGAGCTATTGTCCATATACATGGTGTATACGCTCCACTACTTACATCGAAGGATAGAGATAGACTGTTTCTTGATACAGAGATTAAGCATATCCTTAAACCAAAGATATGTTTTGTAGATGAATATGTGCCTAGATCAGAAGAATTAGCTAAAGCTGTGACAGATAGTGTAAAGAATGGTTGTGAGATAATTTATCTCCAGGGACATGGTGTTGTAACTGTTTCAGAAAATCTAGGTATAGCTCTAGAGCTTGCCGAATTAGCAGAAGTTATTGCAGCTAGAACTATAGTGAAACGGTTACTAGATATAGCTAGATAG
- a CDS encoding ferritin-like domain-containing protein, whose protein sequence is MSEPKKYRYLPEKFPTREEVKGIDLDKLVNMLLSAFADEILAWYQYYVSGYAVRGHISTEIEDVFKKIADDELNDHAKLLADRLQDFDVDPPDFRDLWHLSKCRQTELPEDPHDTDGFIIASILAERCALAHYREIFNYVFGKDPVTEEIIEDIIKDEAEHETIFRNLLSKEGLKRLEELDKK, encoded by the coding sequence ATGAGTGAGCCAAAGAAATATAGATATCTACCCGAAAAGTTTCCAACTAGAGAAGAGGTTAAGGGAATAGATTTAGACAAACTCGTTAACATGTTACTTTCAGCATTTGCTGACGAAATACTGGCTTGGTATCAGTACTACGTAAGTGGATATGCTGTCAGAGGCCATATTTCTACAGAAATAGAGGATGTATTCAAGAAAATAGCAGATGATGAGTTAAATGATCACGCAAAACTATTAGCAGATAGACTACAGGATTTTGATGTAGATCCACCAGACTTTAGAGATCTTTGGCATCTATCGAAATGTAGACAAACAGAACTTCCTGAAGATCCACATGATACAGATGGATTCATAATTGCCAGCATATTGGCTGAAAGATGTGCTCTAGCTCACTATAGAGAGATATTCAACTATGTGTTTGGAAAAGATCCAGTAACAGAAGAAATCATAGAAGATATAATAAAGGATGAAGCTGAGCATGAAACAATATTCAGGAACCTGTTATCGAAAGAAGGACTAAAAAGACTTGAGGAATTAGATAAGAAGTGA